AGCACAGCAGCGGCAGGCCCAGCAATCCCGCAAGCACCCACTTCGTCGTGGACGACATTCCCTGTTCCTGGCGGCGCCGGGGCATGCGGTGCGTCCTTTCCGATGTGCGATGTTCGTGGAACGCCTCCTAAGCCTTTCCCTGGCACGCCGAAAATCGTGCAAGCCCATTCAAGGAGAAACCCATGACGTCAATCCAACATCAGCCCATCGTCGCGCCGGGTCTGCCCAAGCCCGCGGGCCCGTACTCTCCCGGCATGCAGCTGGACCGGCTGCTCTTCATCTCCGGACAGGCTGCCCGGGATCCCGCGACCGGCGTACAAGCCGAGGGAATCGAAGCGCAGACAGAGCAGGTGCTGCGCAACCTGGAGCGCATCCTCGTGGCCGGTGGCTCCAGCCTCCAGCACGTCCTGCGCTGCGGCGTCTTCCTGGTGGACATGCAGGAGTTCGCACGGATGAACGCCGTCTACGAGCGCGTCTTCGCCGGGCACCGGCCCGCGCGGACCACCGTGCAGGTGTCCGCGCTGCCAGACGCCGGCCTGCGCGTGGAGATTGATTGCATCGCCTACGTGCCTTGATTCGCCAGACACGCCAGCGCGCATGCTTCAATCTCCCTCGGTCCGCTGCGAGAAGCAGGCCAGTTCCATCGAGCTGCATCCATCCGCGGCGGAGTGGGTCCAGCAAGAACCGACGGGTCTTTTGATGCGACCCGTGCTGTCAATGTCCACCTCGGCCAGCGCTTGGACTGACCTGCTCCAGATGGACACGACCTCCCGGGTAGCCGGCTGCTGGGGATGTCCTCGGATCTGGGGCCAGCTCACCCATCGTGTTATCAGTCCATGACACGCGAGGAGGAATGGCATGTCGTCGATAGCGCGTTCCATCACGAAGACCGGTGGCAGTGGAACCTCTTCGGATGTCGAGCTCGTCGTACCCAGGCTGGAAAAATGGACGACCGCCAGTCTTTTCGCGTTGGAGAAGCAGGGCACCCAGGTCGTCGTGTGCCGCGGCTCCGTCACGGACTATGTGGTCAGCCTGAAAGGTGTCCGTCCCCGAGGATGGCCTCCGGGGAGCACGTGGGACTCAGTGCCAGGCTTACACAAGTCGGAAACGAATGAGGTGGTGATCGCGATCATCGGTCACGCCGCCAAGAAGCCGCATGTTCCACGATTGGGCGAGGGACACGGTTCCTACGACCTTGTGGTTCACGAGTCCGCACATGCGGTAGACAAATCAGGAGGCGCCACCAAGCGCTCCGCCAGCCCTGCCTTCACGCAGGCTCGGAAAAAGGATCTCGCGACCCTCAGCGCCTACGAGAAACAGTCAGGCTCGGCCGGTCCCGAAGAGACCTGGGCAGAGAGCGCCGCGCGCTATTTCGGCAAGGATCCGAAGGACGCCAAAGCCCATCCAAACCTCCACGGTTTCTGGGCCAGCAACCCCGTGAAGTAAACCCATTCAGTGGCAGACAGACCCCATGAGCCTTCCAGGACCCGTCATCGGATACGCGACGATGGATGAAGATGAGACAGTTCACCTCTATCTCCTGGCAACGGATGGCGCCGGGACGCGAGGACAAGGGAAGCTCTCCTACACGGCTCGGGACCCGCTCTACTGGGAGTTGCTCGTGCATCTGGGCAACATCCGTCCGGGCATGCAAGTGCCGTATCGCGCGTGGCCTGAGCCTGAACTCGCCGTGTAAGGCCGCTCATCCATGTCCACGCGAACCTGTCTTGTGTTGGGAGTGGTGGTCATCATGGGCTGTGGAAGTCGCGAGCACGTGAGCCCGCAGCCTGTCCAAACCCCGCCGCGGACGGAGACGACGCTACCCCCTCCTCATTCAAAGGACATCCCGATAGGGGCTCCTGTGAAAACGGAACCTGAGAGCATTGGAATGGCGGAGATCTCCGCGGATGGCACGCTCACCTTGACGCTGCGGGCCTCGGGGCCCGGGATGACGGGTGACGCGCGCCTTGTCTATCCGCCCACGCATGCCCAGTACGAACTCATCAAGAATCACGTGGGGGCGATCAAGCCCGGTGAGCAGAAGCCCGTTGCTCCTTTCCCGGAGCCCTGACCTTGCCCACGATGCCTTTGGGGCATGTCTCTCCTCACCCTGCTGATGGTCTGGATTGCTTACGGAAGGTACCCGGCCGGCACGGGCGCGTATCCCGCGAAGGCCTGAGCGCCGAAAAGGCCCAGGCCCACCCGTGCCGTCAGTGGTTCCAGGCGTGTGGCGAAGCGGCCCAAGGCGTCCGCGGGCTGGCGCTCAGCCTCAAGCGCTCCGTGAAGCGATGAGCGCGAGGTTTCGCGGAGACAGGCGTGGATCGAAGAGCTGGAGGAGCTCGACCTGGAAACCCAGCTCCTCCAGGAGGATCGCGCGATCGAGCAGGAGCACGACCTCCAGCGCCCGCGCGAAGCGGTCCCTCAGCAGATGGCAGAGCAGGAGGTCGCGCGTCTCGGCGCGAACGGAGACCTCGAAGGCATCCAGTTCCGCATCCGTCATGTTCGCATCGAGGCCCAGACGCTCCAGGCGGTCGCGCGCATAGACGGCGAAGCGTCCGGCATACAGCGCTCGGGGCGCGTCTCCCGCCCGGACGAAGCCGAGTTCGGGAAAGCGTTGCCGTGACAGGAGATTGAACGCGAAGCGCCACGCGTACACCTGCTTCATCCGCGCGAACTCTTCATCGCTCTTGTGATGCCGTCCCCGCGTCGTCAGCGCCAGGGCATGCGGGGTGAAGGGCAGTGGATGCGCGCTCCCGAAGCGGGAGGCGGGGAAGTCTCGCGGGGCCTCCAGCTTGTCGTAACAACAGCCGATATTCAGGACGAGGCCCGCCCCCTGGCTCTTGCGGATCTGCGTGAGCGCGAGCGGCCCGCACGTATGCAGCCCGATGGAGGCCCGGTCCCGGCCGGAGAAGAGCGGATCGATTCGGGGTTGGAGCCCGTCCTCGACGGAGGCCTGGATGAAACTCAGGGTGTCCCCGGCTGGGGAGGGG
The sequence above is drawn from the Corallococcus sp. NCRR genome and encodes:
- a CDS encoding methyltransferase, which encodes MDFQARLEALTHQLRPWSPLWSRSILQGWPDSGAAWPGDWLAYARSLDEAGERRLDQGELVGAPPASLSALLGSLQELTALPWHEGIHPLTVAQTQGLSAKKAHELERVLALLAPRTRFIQQAVDIGGGMGHLARLCARTFGWTFHSIDRDAALQDKGRRWQARTPSPAGDTLSFIQASVEDGLQPRIDPLFSGRDRASIGLHTCGPLALTQIRKSQGAGLVLNIGCCYDKLEAPRDFPASRFGSAHPLPFTPHALALTTRGRHHKSDEEFARMKQVYAWRFAFNLLSRQRFPELGFVRAGDAPRALYAGRFAVYARDRLERLGLDANMTDAELDAFEVSVRAETRDLLLCHLLRDRFARALEVVLLLDRAILLEELGFQVELLQLFDPRLSPRNLALIASRSA
- a CDS encoding RidA family protein, giving the protein MTSIQHQPIVAPGLPKPAGPYSPGMQLDRLLFISGQAARDPATGVQAEGIEAQTEQVLRNLERILVAGGSSLQHVLRCGVFLVDMQEFARMNAVYERVFAGHRPARTTVQVSALPDAGLRVEIDCIAYVP
- a CDS encoding anthrax toxin lethal factor-related metalloendopeptidase, whose protein sequence is MSSIARSITKTGGSGTSSDVELVVPRLEKWTTASLFALEKQGTQVVVCRGSVTDYVVSLKGVRPRGWPPGSTWDSVPGLHKSETNEVVIAIIGHAAKKPHVPRLGEGHGSYDLVVHESAHAVDKSGGATKRSASPAFTQARKKDLATLSAYEKQSGSAGPEETWAESAARYFGKDPKDAKAHPNLHGFWASNPVK